A stretch of the Bacillus anthracis str. Vollum genome encodes the following:
- a CDS encoding response regulator transcription factor, translated as MSKYRVLVVDDESDMRQLVGMYLDNFGYEWGEAENGKEALKKLETDHYDFVVLDIMMPEMDGLSVCKEIRKTSDVPIIFLTAKGEEWNRVNGLRMGADDYIVKPFSPGELIARMEAVLRRYTKQEQQEEIQFGPILINEKSRKIEADGEPISLTVKEFDLLYFLCQHTGQVFSREQLLEKVWGYDYAGSTRTVDTHVKTMRLKLGEGGNYIQTVWGVGYKFEV; from the coding sequence ATGAGTAAATATAGGGTGCTAGTTGTAGATGATGAAAGTGATATGAGGCAACTTGTTGGAATGTACTTAGATAATTTCGGGTACGAGTGGGGAGAAGCTGAAAATGGAAAAGAGGCTCTAAAAAAATTAGAAACGGACCATTATGATTTCGTTGTACTAGATATTATGATGCCAGAGATGGATGGACTTTCAGTTTGTAAAGAAATTAGAAAAACGTCAGATGTACCAATTATATTTTTAACAGCAAAAGGTGAAGAGTGGAATAGGGTGAATGGCTTACGTATGGGAGCAGATGATTATATTGTAAAGCCATTTAGTCCTGGGGAATTAATTGCTCGTATGGAAGCGGTATTAAGACGTTATACAAAACAAGAGCAACAAGAGGAGATTCAGTTTGGACCGATCCTTATTAATGAAAAAAGTAGAAAGATTGAGGCCGATGGTGAGCCGATTTCTCTTACAGTAAAAGAGTTTGATTTACTCTATTTTCTTTGCCAACATACGGGACAAGTATTTAGCCGGGAACAATTGCTGGAAAAGGTATGGGGATATGATTATGCCGGAAGTACAAGAACAGTAGATACGCACGTGAAAACGATGCGTTTGAAGCTTGGAGAAGGTGGAAACTACATTCAAACTGTTTGGGGTGTAGGCTATAAATTTGAGGTGTAA
- a CDS encoding FadR/GntR family transcriptional regulator encodes MIKNGTLKPGDKLLPVHQLAEQFQVGRSAVREALSALRAMGLIEMKQGEGTYVKNFDSSSLTKSLNNRLLMKKEDILNLLEVRKVLEVGAVRAAAAKRTEANLQNMKHWLDEMAKSIGDEKAGEKADFQFHMGIAESSHNNILLELMNHVSEMIAETIGESRRIILYGEQTTSERLIEEHQVIYDAVLKQDVELAQQAMLDHLTNVEHIVTGRNDINS; translated from the coding sequence ATGATTAAAAATGGTACGTTAAAACCTGGTGACAAACTACTTCCTGTACATCAATTAGCTGAGCAGTTTCAAGTTGGCAGATCTGCTGTTCGTGAAGCGCTAAGTGCGCTAAGAGCGATGGGCTTAATTGAGATGAAACAAGGAGAAGGTACATATGTGAAGAATTTCGATTCTTCTTCATTAACAAAATCATTAAACAATAGATTATTAATGAAGAAAGAAGATATTTTGAATTTATTAGAAGTACGAAAGGTGCTTGAAGTGGGGGCAGTTCGAGCAGCTGCGGCAAAACGTACGGAAGCTAATTTGCAAAATATGAAGCATTGGTTAGATGAAATGGCAAAGAGCATTGGAGATGAAAAAGCTGGTGAAAAAGCAGATTTTCAGTTCCATATGGGAATTGCAGAGTCTTCGCATAATAACATTTTACTTGAACTCATGAATCATGTTTCAGAGATGATTGCTGAAACGATTGGTGAATCAAGACGCATTATTTTATATGGTGAACAAACAACATCAGAACGACTTATAGAAGAGCATCAAGTTATATATGATGCAGTGTTAAAGCAAGATGTAGAATTAGCGCAGCAAGCAATGCTAGATCATTTAACAAATGTAGAACATATTGTCACAGGTAGAAACGATATAAATTCGTAA
- a CDS encoding ATP-binding protein — translation MFTMVQKLWLTVVCAVFVTVSFLYFVSLYSYEKLYVDNLKDSLVMEGKRLAAQYDKSEGISTFEEKVRAFDQISSSDVLFVSNPRDLSACLPFDVHHHSLISEGDRQALLDGKTVTKIGYEEHFERNIMGVVIPVLENKKLVGIVYSYIPLKSIKDLIYDMGLILAPLALAITLLTIWIGRKIIIAITRPLSQMERVANHLATGDFSERITISSEDEIGRLGKAFNKMANSLETEDVKRKEFLANVSHELRTPLSYIKGYSEAILDGVAKGPQQEKVTQLIHKEADRMQRLVHDLLDLAQLEGEHFPLQKQPIVFSQLIEDVLDTYEIKFIEKKIRISTNLNPEIIVMIDEDRMQQVLHNVLDNAIRYTNQNGDIMITLRQIDDYCELSIKDTGIGIDTEHLENLGERFYRVDKARSRQHGGTGLGLAIVRQIVHIHDGQWQIESEKGNGTTVSIKLKVQNEESMF, via the coding sequence ATGTTTACGATGGTACAGAAGCTTTGGTTGACAGTAGTATGTGCAGTATTTGTAACAGTTTCCTTTCTTTACTTTGTATCTTTATATTCGTATGAAAAACTATATGTTGATAATTTAAAAGATTCATTAGTAATGGAAGGGAAGCGTCTTGCTGCGCAATACGATAAGAGCGAAGGAATATCAACTTTTGAAGAGAAAGTAAGAGCGTTTGATCAAATATCTAGTTCAGATGTACTTTTCGTGTCTAATCCACGTGATTTAAGTGCATGTTTACCATTTGATGTGCACCATCATTCTCTTATAAGTGAAGGGGATAGGCAAGCTTTATTAGATGGAAAAACTGTGACAAAGATAGGGTATGAGGAACATTTTGAACGTAATATTATGGGGGTTGTCATTCCTGTTTTAGAAAATAAAAAATTAGTTGGCATTGTATATTCTTATATTCCTTTAAAAAGTATAAAAGACTTAATATATGATATGGGCCTTATTTTAGCACCGTTAGCACTTGCTATTACTTTACTGACAATATGGATTGGTAGAAAAATTATTATTGCTATTACGAGACCACTTTCGCAAATGGAACGAGTTGCCAATCATTTGGCTACGGGAGATTTCTCAGAACGAATTACAATTTCTTCTGAAGATGAAATTGGACGATTAGGAAAAGCATTTAATAAAATGGCAAATTCTTTAGAGACAGAAGACGTAAAGCGTAAGGAGTTTTTAGCTAACGTTTCGCATGAACTAAGAACACCACTTAGTTATATAAAAGGGTATAGCGAGGCTATTTTAGATGGTGTAGCGAAGGGACCGCAGCAAGAAAAAGTGACACAGCTCATTCATAAAGAAGCAGATCGTATGCAACGTCTCGTTCATGATTTATTAGATTTAGCACAATTAGAAGGGGAACATTTTCCGTTACAGAAACAACCTATTGTTTTTTCACAACTAATTGAAGATGTGCTAGATACGTATGAGATTAAGTTTATAGAAAAGAAAATTCGTATTTCAACAAATTTAAATCCAGAAATCATTGTAATGATTGATGAGGATCGTATGCAACAAGTGCTTCATAACGTGTTAGATAATGCGATACGGTATACAAATCAAAACGGGGATATTATGATAACGCTCAGGCAGATAGATGATTACTGTGAATTGAGCATAAAAGATACAGGAATCGGTATTGATACGGAGCATTTAGAAAACCTTGGCGAACGTTTTTACAGAGTCGATAAAGCGAGAAGTCGTCAACATGGTGGAACAGGTTTAGGCCTGGCAATTGTAAGACAAATTGTTCATATACATGATGGACAGTGGCAAATTGAAAGCGAAAAAGGGAATGGAACGACGGTTAGTATTAAATTGAAAGTACAGAATGAGGAGAGCATGTTCTAA
- a CDS encoding (Fe-S)-binding protein, whose protein sequence is MKVTLFVTCLVDMFETNVGKATVEVLERLGCEIEFPEAQVCCGQPAYNSGHVEAAKEAMKHMIETFEDAEYIVTPSGSCATMFHEYPHVFKDDPKWAKRAQKVADKTYEFTQFIVDVLKVTDVGASLPGIATIHKSCHMTRMLGVTEAPGILLSNVKGLTVRELPNVQNCCGFGGTFSVKMTPISEQMVDEKVDSAMETGADYLIGADCGCLLNIGGRIERLGKEIKVMHIAEVLNSRS, encoded by the coding sequence ATGAAAGTTACTTTATTTGTTACTTGTTTAGTCGATATGTTTGAAACAAACGTCGGCAAAGCAACAGTTGAGGTGTTGGAGCGTTTAGGTTGTGAAATTGAATTTCCAGAAGCGCAAGTTTGTTGCGGGCAACCTGCTTATAATAGTGGCCATGTAGAAGCAGCAAAAGAAGCGATGAAACATATGATTGAAACTTTCGAAGATGCAGAATATATCGTTACGCCATCTGGTTCTTGTGCGACAATGTTTCATGAGTATCCGCATGTTTTTAAAGATGATCCGAAATGGGCTAAACGTGCACAAAAAGTTGCTGATAAAACATATGAATTTACACAATTTATTGTAGATGTTTTAAAGGTTACGGATGTTGGTGCAAGTTTACCAGGAATTGCTACTATTCATAAATCTTGTCATATGACACGTATGCTTGGAGTAACAGAGGCACCAGGGATTTTATTGTCAAATGTAAAAGGTTTAACTGTGAGAGAGTTACCAAATGTGCAAAATTGTTGCGGGTTTGGGGGAACGTTTTCAGTGAAGATGACTCCAATTTCTGAGCAAATGGTAGATGAAAAGGTAGATAGTGCAATGGAAACAGGTGCTGATTATTTAATCGGTGCAGATTGTGGGTGTTTGTTAAACATTGGCGGACGTATTGAGCGTTTAGGAAAAGAAATAAAAGTAATGCATATTGCTGAGGTACTGAATAGTCGCTCATGA